From Caulobacter segnis, a single genomic window includes:
- the cpdR gene encoding cell cycle two-component system response regulator CpdR — protein sequence MARILLAEDDDSLRGFLARALERAGFEVQACADGEEAVQHLDHPWDLLLTDIVMPGMDGIEVARQAAARDPSLRIMFITGFAAVALSAQDRAPAGAKVLSKPVHLRDLVAEVEKMMAA from the coding sequence ATGGCCCGCATCCTCCTCGCCGAAGACGATGATTCCCTCCGCGGCTTCCTGGCCCGCGCCCTGGAACGCGCCGGCTTCGAAGTCCAGGCCTGCGCCGATGGCGAGGAAGCCGTCCAGCACCTGGATCACCCCTGGGACCTGCTGCTGACCGACATCGTCATGCCCGGCATGGACGGCATCGAGGTGGCCCGCCAGGCCGCCGCCCGCGATCCGTCCCTGCGCATCATGTTCATCACCGGCTTCGCCGCCGTCGCTCTCTCGGCCCAGGACCGCGCCCCGGCCGGCGCTAAGGTGCTGTCCAAGCCCGTCCACCTGCGCGACCTGGTCGCCGAGGTGGAAAAGATGATGGCCGCCTAA
- a CDS encoding 3'-5' exonuclease — translation MAEDSVDLEAMAAALQASGQYRVLRRLAPRPPVPIPDGVVTRIGLFVDVETTGLDWRSDEIIELAMIPFRYGTDGRIYEVGEAFQGLRQPAGPISAEITALTGIDDAMVAGKTIDVAAVAAVAMPAALVIAHNAAFDRRFLERFCEVFRTKPWACSMSQIDWAAEGHEGVKLAWLAAGAGFFYDRHRAVNDCAAAIELLAADLPRRGGPALAALLERARIPTWRIWAENSPFAMKDRLKARGYRWNGDDVLPSRCWYVDVADADKDAELTFLRQEIYGGDIDLLARRIDAYDRFSQRC, via the coding sequence ATGGCTGAGGACTCTGTGGATCTCGAGGCGATGGCGGCGGCGCTACAGGCGAGCGGTCAATACCGTGTGCTGCGCCGCCTCGCGCCGCGACCGCCTGTTCCCATTCCAGATGGGGTCGTCACCCGCATCGGCCTCTTCGTCGATGTCGAGACGACCGGTCTCGACTGGCGCTCAGACGAGATTATCGAGTTGGCGATGATCCCGTTCCGCTACGGGACGGACGGGCGGATCTATGAGGTCGGCGAGGCCTTCCAAGGCTTGCGTCAGCCCGCCGGACCCATCTCGGCGGAGATCACCGCGCTCACGGGCATCGACGACGCCATGGTCGCGGGCAAGACGATCGACGTGGCCGCCGTCGCCGCCGTCGCCATGCCGGCGGCGCTCGTCATCGCGCACAACGCCGCTTTCGATCGGCGCTTCCTCGAGCGCTTCTGCGAAGTCTTCCGCACCAAGCCTTGGGCGTGCTCGATGAGCCAGATCGATTGGGCGGCAGAGGGACACGAGGGGGTCAAGCTCGCCTGGCTCGCGGCCGGAGCCGGCTTCTTCTACGACCGCCATCGGGCGGTGAATGATTGCGCAGCGGCGATCGAACTCTTGGCCGCCGATCTGCCCCGGCGCGGCGGACCCGCGCTGGCCGCATTGCTGGAGCGGGCGAGAATTCCGACCTGGCGGATCTGGGCCGAGAACTCACCCTTCGCCATGAAGGACCGGTTGAAGGCGCGTGGATATCGCTGGAATGGCGACGACGTCTTGCCGTCGCGCTGCTGGTATGTCGATGTCGCCGACGCCGACAAGGACGCCGAGCTCACCTTCTTGCGTCAGGAGATCTATGGCGGAGACATCGATCTGCTGGCTCGGCGTATCGACGCCTACGACCGGTTCTCGCAGCGGTGCTGA
- a CDS encoding VOC family protein: protein MTKSNLLRMDNVGIVVESLDDAVAFFTELGLTLEGRGNIEGEWAGRVTGLGDQSVEVAMMVTPDGHSRLELSRFLRPSVVADHRNAPVNALGYLRAMFAVSDIDETLGRLRKHGAQVVDEVVQYENAYRLCYIRGPEGILIGLAEPLGRGGQ from the coding sequence ATGACGAAGAGCAATTTGCTGCGAATGGACAACGTCGGCATCGTGGTTGAATCCCTCGACGACGCCGTTGCGTTCTTCACGGAGCTCGGCCTGACGCTTGAGGGGCGTGGGAATATCGAAGGCGAGTGGGCCGGACGCGTCACTGGCCTTGGTGATCAGAGCGTCGAGGTCGCCATGATGGTCACGCCAGACGGCCATAGCCGCCTCGAGCTATCGCGCTTTCTCCGGCCGTCGGTCGTCGCCGACCACCGAAACGCCCCGGTTAACGCCCTCGGCTATCTGCGGGCCATGTTCGCGGTGAGCGACATCGACGAAACCCTCGGCCGCCTCCGCAAGCACGGGGCACAGGTCGTCGACGAAGTCGTTCAGTACGAGAACGCTTACCGGCTCTGCTACATCCGCGGCCCCGAGGGCATTCTTATCGGACTCGCCGAACCTCTCGGTCGCGGCGGCCAATAA
- a CDS encoding XRE family transcriptional regulator has protein sequence MGMKARSYYGFEAGEGPLSIARIWRFAATTDSDPVGIMDGLMLGSPEYALRAMDNKVSSILLGSYRRFNARVGDRLTTIGQPILIEAFQRQFDALEDHLERRDNSAERWLAENLPRVLPQED, from the coding sequence ATGGGCATGAAGGCGCGCAGCTACTACGGCTTCGAAGCGGGCGAGGGTCCGCTCAGCATCGCCAGGATCTGGCGCTTCGCAGCGACGACCGATAGCGATCCGGTCGGCATCATGGACGGCCTGATGCTCGGCTCACCTGAGTATGCGCTGCGGGCGATGGACAACAAAGTCTCCTCGATCCTGCTGGGCTCGTATCGACGGTTCAACGCGCGGGTCGGCGACCGCCTCACCACGATCGGCCAGCCGATCCTGATCGAGGCTTTCCAGCGCCAGTTCGACGCCTTGGAAGACCATCTGGAAAGGCGGGACAACAGCGCAGAGCGATGGCTCGCGGAAAACCTGCCCAGGGTTCTCCCGCAAGAGGACTAG
- a CDS encoding N-formylglutamate amidohydrolase, producing the protein MSAWRPLQTEATATEALETFGGPAFEVSRAAPAGAPPPTALVFASPHSGDVYPEDMTSAARLPVATLRASEDAFVDRIVAGTPALGAALIRARFARAYVDLNREPWELDPAMFEGDLPEYARGRTARVAAGLGTIPRIAGEGRPIYARKLTFPEAQARVELAHRPYHDALDRQLAAARAAHGAAILIDWHSMPAAAARGQRAKGGGPCDIVLGDRFGAACSPKLTALVERTLEALDYRVVRNAPYAGGYTTEHYGRPAKRTHALQIEINRALYMNETTREPTEGLARLTADAEALTRALAGLDLAELR; encoded by the coding sequence ATGAGCGCTTGGCGGCCCCTGCAGACCGAAGCCACGGCGACCGAGGCGCTGGAGACGTTCGGCGGCCCGGCGTTCGAGGTGTCGCGCGCCGCGCCGGCCGGAGCGCCGCCGCCGACGGCCCTGGTCTTCGCCTCGCCCCATTCCGGCGACGTCTATCCCGAGGACATGACCTCGGCCGCCCGCCTGCCGGTCGCCACCCTGCGGGCCTCCGAGGACGCCTTCGTCGACCGCATCGTCGCCGGGACGCCGGCCCTGGGCGCGGCGCTGATCCGCGCCCGCTTCGCCCGCGCCTATGTCGACCTGAACCGCGAGCCGTGGGAGCTGGACCCGGCGATGTTCGAGGGCGACCTGCCGGAATACGCGCGCGGCCGCACGGCCCGGGTGGCGGCCGGGCTGGGCACGATCCCGCGCATCGCCGGCGAGGGCCGGCCGATCTACGCCCGCAAGCTGACCTTCCCCGAGGCCCAGGCCCGGGTGGAGCTGGCCCACCGCCCCTATCACGACGCCCTGGACCGTCAGCTGGCGGCGGCGCGGGCCGCGCACGGGGCGGCGATCCTGATCGACTGGCACTCGATGCCGGCGGCGGCGGCGCGCGGCCAGCGGGCCAAGGGCGGCGGCCCCTGCGACATCGTGCTGGGCGACCGCTTCGGCGCGGCCTGCTCGCCCAAGCTGACCGCCCTGGTCGAGCGGACGCTGGAGGCCCTGGACTACCGCGTCGTCCGCAACGCCCCCTATGCCGGCGGCTACACCACCGAACACTATGGCCGCCCCGCCAAGCGCACCCACGCCCTGCAGATCGAGATCAACCGCGCGCTCTATATGAACGAGACCACGCGCGAGCCGACCGAAGGCCTGGCGCGGCTGACGGCCGACGCCGAGGCGCTGACCCGGGCGCTGGCTGGGCTGGACCTGGCGGAGCTGCGGTAG
- a CDS encoding DNA -binding domain-containing protein, translating into MADEVPASDKLTDYDIGHMTTYLRLLDAEQDNADWREATRLVLGRDPGEDEAGARRCWESHMQRARWMTEMGYRLLLEARDGLKRDR; encoded by the coding sequence GTGGCGGATGAAGTCCCGGCGAGCGACAAGCTCACCGACTACGACATTGGCCACATGACGACCTATCTGCGGCTTCTCGACGCCGAGCAGGACAATGCCGACTGGCGCGAAGCCACGCGCCTGGTCCTGGGGCGAGATCCCGGTGAGGACGAAGCCGGGGCGCGCCGGTGCTGGGAGAGTCACATGCAGCGCGCGCGCTGGATGACCGAGATGGGCTATAGACTCTTGCTTGAGGCCAGGGATGGCCTGAAGCGCGACCGCTAG
- a CDS encoding DUF5991 domain-containing protein — MSPLLLAAALALASPPSTAAWDGVYAYTYDGGRTAGGSPILVTWRLTLKDGACLFHAEGFQTLETFDCTATPSAEGLDVRFLRYPPPAAGTRFGVQGYKPGAALFTLSRSNGRLLTRWTGFVPDEGATRTPAPFFEKVR; from the coding sequence ATGTCGCCCCTGCTGCTAGCCGCCGCCCTGGCCCTGGCTTCACCGCCGTCGACCGCCGCCTGGGACGGGGTCTACGCCTACACCTATGACGGCGGCCGCACGGCCGGCGGTTCGCCGATCCTGGTCACCTGGCGACTGACCCTGAAGGACGGCGCCTGCCTGTTCCATGCCGAGGGCTTCCAGACTCTGGAGACCTTCGACTGCACGGCCACGCCGTCGGCCGAGGGCCTCGATGTCCGCTTCCTGCGCTATCCGCCGCCGGCCGCCGGGACGCGGTTCGGCGTCCAGGGCTACAAGCCCGGCGCGGCGCTGTTCACGCTTTCGCGCTCGAACGGTCGCTTGCTGACCCGCTGGACCGGCTTCGTCCCCGACGAGGGCGCGACGCGAACGCCCGCCCCGTTCTTCGAGAAGGTCCGCTGA
- a CDS encoding transcriptional regulator domain-containing protein, with translation MSAQVKEARDFFKRRPLREKYRVRPWDDLALNSAMVKSRVADPILSSFRRALRLELGSDRSGATRLAWEFLRRNPAYRADYARVRAGEADMIGEHWGLAVAVDPDQTEVDASVWRLSIAEADGP, from the coding sequence ATGTCTGCGCAGGTGAAGGAGGCGCGCGACTTTTTCAAAAGACGTCCATTGCGCGAAAAATATAGAGTACGTCCATGGGATGACCTGGCGCTCAATAGCGCCATGGTGAAGTCCCGCGTAGCTGATCCGATATTGTCTTCGTTCCGCCGTGCTCTTCGGTTGGAACTTGGATCTGATCGCAGCGGCGCAACACGCCTGGCCTGGGAGTTTCTGCGGCGCAACCCGGCCTATCGCGCTGACTATGCCCGGGTTAGGGCTGGCGAAGCCGACATGATCGGCGAGCATTGGGGGCTAGCTGTTGCGGTCGATCCTGATCAGACCGAGGTCGATGCGAGCGTCTGGCGTTTGTCTATCGCCGAGGCGGATGGGCCATAG